A stretch of Porites lutea chromosome 5, jaPorLute2.1, whole genome shotgun sequence DNA encodes these proteins:
- the LOC140939048 gene encoding uncharacterized protein, which produces MENRQKSKLNIKQRFSCGLGNVLNEIFRQMYISFSIIFLMQVIGLSASQAGLAMLIGQITDAFTSPITGFLGDRVQIPFISKKLGRRKSWHLVGTVMMAGGLPLLFNRCLVCNDYQGVSWLQPFYYYCVMVIINAACNILEINHLSITFTAAGTVQEGAALTAIRTVLSFVSGIYVYVVAWGLLGQDDGDDLGQESVTQFAHLVWIVTGTGMVFTVIFYIGTKEPAVRPLRKISTLMDPVNGEGLFQASQSVYSMVFEQVDDAKRKTSTIVHSLVDIFMSSVENTEVVDKATTATAASKKISVVQRFVEALFSNGDGNSHEDSEDKLQFSEVTSGASSNQEKPGGDLITHVARLDQDRKKSLVFRLVDALLNKESQRQPEATDIMAEEGQVDLEEEKNRQNTNIFEDATNCTEWNLTKNTEIMEGNEDHDMKTREYDLNGADGGHSRRRRRGMSLAPEEVFKLGIHNLGYQNETSGMEMTAINEEEAIEPVGEGDAIIHGFEKQMSPFRETTTRKKVSFSVPERKESRNSGIYPLDSEMTAFSDKDTQRKLSLSELEKNGSEKKETRDESNDKSCKSAITGGSEKRKPKTTRDWLKTPNVYKVAVIVTCSRLVQDAVYAYLPLYLTERLGFGKQSIAYFPLVLLVSGAMGSTISNKLNSKLGNMGTYLIGSLLVIGASVYYYFQTTELKLSTYAPVFLTGSGMSIMYVMALTFAAELVKADKETSGSAFAIIIFLGRISSGGLLMAIQEFYPENGSTSNLSESDYVQHVFSVVPALLALAGSLMVLFFRPPSCRTKREYSLDENAQVRDQSEASHVQSFNVVVEPERD; this is translated from the exons ATGGAGAACCGACAAAAATCCAAGTTAAACATCAAACAGCGCTTTTCCTGTGGCCTCGGAAACGTTCTCAATGAAATTTTCCGTCAAATGtacatttctttttccatcATATTTTTGATGCAAGTGATTGGTTTATCCGCATCCCAAGCCGGATTGGCTATGCTTATTGGACAAATAACTGACGCCTTTACCTCTCCAATAACTGGTTTCTTGGGCGACCGTGTGCAAATTCCATTTATTTCCAAAAAGCTGGGTCGGAGGAAGTCGTGGCACTTAGTGGGAACAGTTATGATGGCCGGTGGACTTCCTCTTCTGTTCAATCGGTGTTTGGTATGCAACGATTATCAGGGTGTCAGTTGGTTGCAACCTTTTTACTATTATTGCGTCATGGTTATTATCAATGCGGCATGCAACATTCTGGAGATCAATCATCTTTCAATCACCTTCACTGCAGCTGGGACAGTGCAAGAAGGCGCAGCGTTAACTGCTATAAG GACAGTCCTTAGTTTCGTTAGTGGAATATACGTTTATGTGGTTGCTTGGGGACTGCTTGGTCAGGATGACGGAGACGATCTGGGGCAGGAAAGTGTAACACAGTTTGCG CATCTTGTATGGATTGTCACTGGTACAGGAATGGTCTTTACAGTCATTTTTTATATTGGAACAAAGGAACCAGCCGTACGCCCCCTAAGAAAGATCAGCACACTCATGGATCCAGTG AACGGTGAAGGATTATTTCAGGCTAGCCAGTCTGTTTATTCAATGGTCTTCGAACAAGTTGATG aTGCCAAGAGGAAAACTTCGACCATAGTCCATTCCCTTGTTGACATTTTTATGTCTTCGGTGGAAAACACTGAAGTTGTCGATAAAGCAACAACTGCTACAGCAGCGTCTAAAAAGATAAGTGTGGTACAACGATTTGTGGAAGCTCTCTTTTCTAACGGCGATGGAAACAGTCATGAAGATTCAGAAGACAAACTTCAATTTTCTGAAGTCACATCGGGAGCGTCAAGTAATCAAGAGAAACCCGGAGGCG ATCTGATAACCCACGTAGCAAGACTGGACCAGGATCGCAAAAAGAGTCTCGTCTTTCGCTTAGTAGATGCGCTTCTTAATAAAGAGAGTCAAAGGCAACCAGAGGCGACTGACATTATGGCCGAAGAAGGGCAAGTGGATCTTGAAGAGGAAAAGAACAGGCAGAATACGAACATTTTTGAAGACGCGACAAATTGTACTGAATG GAACCTAacaaaaaatacagaaataatGGAGGGAAATGAAGATCATGATATGAAAACAAGAGAATATGATTTAAATGGTGCTGACGGAGGACATAGCCGGCGTCGGAGAAGAGGCATGTCTTTGGCTCCAGAAGAAGTTTTTAAGCTTGGAATACACAACCTTGGTTACCAAAATGAAACCTCTGGGATGGAGATGACAGCAATAAACGAGGAAGAGGCCATTGAGCCTGTCGGTGAAGGCGATGCAATTATCCATGGTTTCGAAAAACAAATGTCACCTTTTAGAGAAACAACAACACGCAAAAAAGTGAGTTTCTCTGTTCCGGAAAGGAAGGAAAGCCGTAATTCAGGAATTTATCCTCTTGATTCAGAGATGACAGCATTTTCAGACAAAGACACGCAGAGAAAACTGAGCTTATCTGAGCTAGAAAAGAACGGATCTGAGAAAAAAGAGACGAGAGATGAATCCAATGATAAATCGTGTAAATCTGCGATTACTGGAGGATCTGAAAAGAGGAAACCAAAGACGACGAGAGATTGGTTGAAGACTCCTAATGTTTACAAG GTTGCCGTTATCGTCACGTGTTCTCGCCTTGTGCAGGATGCGGTTTATGCATATTTGCCGTTGTACTTGACTGAAAGACTGGGCTTTGGGAAG CAATCCATTGCCTACTTTCCCCTTGTTCTTCTTGTTAGCGGAGCAATGGGCAGCACTATTTCAAATAAACTTAACTCCAAACTGGGAAACATG GGAACTTACCTCATTGGTTCACTTCTCGTGATTGGTGCATCTGTATACTATTATTTCCAAACCACTGAGTTGAAACTGTCCACATATGCGCCCGTATTCCTAACAGGCAGCGGCATGTCCATCATGTACGTCATGGCTCTGACGTTCGCTGCAGAGCTCGTCAAAGCAGACAAG GAAACTAGTGGTTCGGCATTCGCCATCATTATTTTTCTAGGGAGAATATCCAGCGGTGGTTTGCTGATGGCTATACAAGAGTTTTATCCAGAAAACGG ctctacgtccaatttgaGTGAAAGCGACTACGTGCAGCATGTATTTTCTGTAGTTCCCGCTCTATTGGCGCTTGCTGGCTCGCTGATGGTTTTATTCTTCCGTCCACCGTCATGTCGTACAAAAAGAG aATATTCACTTGATGAAAACGCTCAAGTTCGTGATCAATCAGAAGCAAGTCACGTTCAATCATTCAACGTTGTCGTAGAACCTGAGAGAGATTAG